The Sabethes cyaneus chromosome 3, idSabCyanKW18_F2, whole genome shotgun sequence DNA window gctaattctGGCGGTTGGTTTTTCAATGTTCTCTATTGGTGAAAGGGGATCCTGCGTCCTAGCATAAAAGAGCATACTGTTTTTCGACATTTACTTAAAATGTAAGTAACTGCTTCTGCTCAAATTCTTCATCGAGTGAACTGTCACAAGAGAATTCAATGAATTTTGTTCGCTCCTCTCCTCAAGATATATCCGATCTAATTCCTTCTATGCTCCCGAATCCCTATTTCTATTTAACATCGGCGATGGAGTTCCAAACTGGAGATTACCGAGTGTCGTAATTTGGGTCACGCATGATCGGCCACTACGAAGACTAGCGTCAATTTTCTCCTAGATCCGATTATGACCTTGAGAGTGATACAGAGCAACATGATTTTACATAGTCAGATAGAGTCCATATCATAAGGACTTTTATATGTCCTGCATCACCGTGACGTGGAAATATCGCGGTTTTCCGAATATTGCTAAAGAGCTGATGCACATTTGCGTCATTGCGTGGTCGTTTCATTTCTGCTTCAATTTTAGCTAACGGCGCGCCAGTGTTGACGCGGTTAATGAGAGAATGAGACGTATTATAGGCGTGACGTGCTACTTGTTTTGGTTACTCCGACCTCCGCTAGGAAGTTAACCCAGATGCTCTGCCGGTGAATGCAACAGTAACTCCAAACTAATCCATATCTTACTTGCACTGATGTGTAAAAATATCTCTATTTTCTCTGCTAACACCTATTGATGTTCAACGCATAGAAAGTATCAAAGAAAGTAATAGACCTCCTAATACTTTTGACAAACCTCTAGAGGTTCGCCAAACCCCATTAGGGAACCGCTGATTTACGGTTAAGAAATGTGGACAATGCTGAAGAAGGACTAACCAGTGCTCGGAGCGAAGCAGAGACGttttgggttgaagataaatacgtctaaaacgaagtatgtgTATGCTAGCGGACagaaccgagcgcgacagggtccGTATAGGCAGTATCATGATAATCGACggtgatgagtttgaggtaattgatgagttcgtgtatcttGGTtaactggcaacagaggacaacgtATAAAGTCTAccttgtacaaaacgctaattagaatGGTTTTCtgctacgggcatgaaacgtggacaatgttaGAAAAGGGGGGGCGAACAATCGGAGTTCAAATGGTGAACTTCTTAGGCAGCGCATATTGCTAGAATGCTGGCAAGGtgacaagaccaggtggagtgcAAGTCTGGGCTGGGTACCGACCTAGACCGAGCTAGATTGAGGAATTACTTTATGGAGGCCTGTCATAAGATCTATAAGGTTAACTAACAACAGCGGTAGCTTAATGCTTCAGAAAGATCTCATTTTAGATTTTTACAAAAATCAGAAATgctggaatttttcaattttttttaatatgttgtatattaatttgaaaaattcatgATAAATATGGCCATTTTTTCTTGCAAATAGAAGGTTGTACTTACTTTTCCGGACATGTATACTTTGGCCCTGGTGGAATGTACTCCGCTGTGGCGATTTGCAGTAGACACAGGAGAGCGAATATAATTACATATCTCAGCATGCTACCTCCCAGTATATGTTGTTTCATTGTTGGACGATGAAATTGCTGAATTTCCTTTCGCTTTTGATACAACTGCTAGTAGTTTCCACGCGGTTACTGCAGCGCACATTCACTGCCTAGAGTGACGTTCTCAGCGCTACCAGCACAATTCAATACGTTGTTCGTTCGGTGCCCGAAACAGGAATTACAGTCGTTGTCGTCGTTCATGCGATTAATCAGTATGACCTTCAAGATCATACTGACCGGGGAGTGGTTTGATTCTCAGCGTAAGCGCCACCACGGCGGTTGGATAACTTATTACCATTTGCTATGTTTACATTCTATTTATTTTTCCAACAGAGACACAAGACAGTTAACTAATAGAGTTCAAATGATAGCCTGTTGCTATCTCACGTTTCGCAGCTATAAAAAACAAGTTCACACTACTCAACCTGGGTAAAAAAAACCTGTCAACCGAAACTTAAACTAACGTCAGCGTCAATTAACGTTAAGGCCTTGACCCGACTTTTCACAAATATGTACACTTTTATCATATCATAGCATCACATTTGCTCAATGAGTCGCTTGAATTATGGTAACGATTTCAAACACAACCCCCACATGGATTACTCCAATTTAATGACGCATGCCTTTTTATCTCAAGCAAAGCCTGCCTGCCAAAGGTTCGTCGCCACTAACATTTAAGTCTCTCGTTTAACGCACGGCTGGCCTCGATCAAGTAAGTATCCATGGCTACTAGGCTCTTTGCCTAGTAGTCAAAGAAACTGTAGATAGAGCAAACGGGTGAAAAATACGTATTATTAAGaccattttttccttttccaaTTTGACTGATCCTTCTTTTCACACTAATTATTCAATAATGATTGTACTTTTCCACCAGTACACTTGGCAGATCAGCACAGGCGTTTCAACATAATTTTGCAATTCACTTGTTCACTCTATTGCGGATAATTAATTCAGCAAAACACGTTTCAACTCCTTTGTAAGCTCTTTAAGTGATGGCAAATTACTAACGGGCAATGATACCATTTCGCTCATTTAGGCTGGTAAActggaaaacaatgtttaatgGCCCCCGTTTTCTGAGGAATGACATTcgaaataatatatttttatcgATTCAGGCAGAACATAACATCATATACAGTAGGTATTGTACAACTCTAATAACATATTTGCTTTAATAAATCcaaacaaaattttgctgaGCTCGGCTGTGTCTGTCGTAATGCCCACCCACTAACATTCACTCCCGTTGGGTCCACTGTTACTGCACGGTCTGCACAACTCCAGCAAGATCGACTAATCGCGACGAATGTGAAAGTGTAACTGAGACGAAGTAGTCCAAAGCTGGTTTCAGTTTGGGGTTTGGTTTCTTGCTTGTTTCTTGGTCTGCTGTTCACAGAGTTGCAGTGCATCAGCAATGAGGGAGGCAACAGTAGAGGCAACAGTAGTGATCGTTCACGTAAGTGGGTGTGCTGTGCCTTTGCGGTTCGAATATCACCCATACACCCAATCAACTCGCGATCATTCATTTCTTCTGTGTACCTACATGTTCAACATTGTTTTGACTTCTGACTGGTGCAGATGCGGTTTATAAAGAGCGTTGAATATTATTTCATACCATAGTTTATTTGGTAGAAGGTTGTCTTTAGTATTTGCTGAATTTAATACCAAATTAGCACGAGAAATTGACTGAGATTTGGCAAATAGTAAACTAAATAACTCAGAATTCATCGTCGTTTACCCAAAAACCGGCATTTCAAAATCTATTTGTGTGCttctaacaatatttttaatatttttgttagcttACTATATTAAGACTCGATTAGTTTTTGCTTACGAGAAAACATTACTTTCGATTATACAGATTTAGAGCTTAATCGTATACatcatagtgtagtcctgtcaaACGAGGAATTTTTTGAGATATCTTGAAATTTGTAGCAAAATGTGGGTCTATGAAGACGCATGGTACATGGTAATAGTGGCAAAGTACCTGAATAGTACAGCAAAATGATAGGATACTGATTTGACTGTGCAACAAACATTTCATAATCCGCAATTTTATTTAACGAAAAGGGCTATTAAATTTTTCTCGTATTGTTAATTAGATAATTGCGGTACAAGTTTTTCTATAATCTTCATCTTATCGGTTTACGTTTTGTCGGTTTTGTGGATTGATGATGATATATTTCGATGTGTCATGTGTTTTTGATGTTACTTCCACAGcgtttttactgttttttgATTATCGTACAAATCGGGCCATAAGATCTCAGGAGTTTATGAAAATATGTCCATGGCCAGAGCTCATGGATACTAAGTCTCCTGTGCGATTAATTTTTTCCAGTAATCGCGAAAAAATATAatctggaaaaagtttttcaaacagTTTCTACGGTTGTGGAAACCTGCAGCTGCAACTACACTATGAAACGGGCTTCATAGAAAAGAAACAGAAAGGGACAAAAAATGTGCTTGAACATTATCGAAAGATAGACTACAAGAGAATAAAAGCAAACTAGTAAGCATAACAGACTATTTTATACTTACTAAAAGAAACTGATAATAATATAGCGtgcagggatggcacctcctcagaagaaaaaaagagaagagaaaaattcaaactgtgctcagtcttcaacgcgatttattctgctccgtttcattttaactgtgctctttcttgctgaacgcacttgtatgagcaaccgcacactgtgctactcattgaggagaatgttaatacactttgaatacgttgatgcgatgcacTGACGTATGATTTAACATTTAaattttaacatgggtagtgcgttgagaaaaaacgacgattgtcagtagcggtcattgccatcagaaaaatattaatccattaaagcagttgaatcatgattcttacatttagtatattcagttgagtttggctgcccgtgaacgcaactgcatcatatggttaggcatgtcacaacggtaacagtgcgaaaaatgttatttagatatggcaacatttgaattcccatacatttgcttcttgacgcacACCAACAGggaagtcccattataaacaaaggcaattctccgctaagattcaaaatttaacgacttttgattgtcttgacgcctctgagtctatagttgctgtacgcgcaccggttgttttgtttccacgtttactgctgtagctaccgagaggaccgggagcaaaaccgaaagttgctcatttaaagagcgcattaagaagtttttctgcgggtcagtttttctcattgtgtttagtctgtttctcattgtgtggatttatttctcatttctgaaagcagttctgctcattgtgttgaacaaaaaaagttgcactttttgcacaatgagtgaggaaataacaagcctgataGCGTGTTAGTCGTTTTCATGCATTTTAACATCTGGCTTTCTAGCATCTTTACATAatcttttgcactctttttaGCGATTTCTTGTAATTTTAATCGACTACTGCGGCGGTTTTAATTTGATGGTATCTTTTTGTCGTCATTATAGTCACTATAGTTTGCTCGGCAATTCTTGACGctgttttgccattttttgtcgtatcttcgtctatttatagtcttttcgtcGCTTTGTCTGTCTTTTTTGGCAGTCTCGTTGCTTCTTTGGCGTTGTTTCGACGtaatttcattatatttttgtcatctttcatcTATTTTTATCGTCTACTtgttatcactttttcgtcatctttccgttAACTTTTCGCTGTGATTTAGCACCTTAGTAATCTTTTTTCATATATATTGGTGTCTTTTGTATAATGTTGTCTTTTTTTATATCATCTTACTGTgttattttttcatcgtctttttgtgataattttgttgcctttttttgtagtcgtcatctttttgtcatatttttgttatcttttcaacgttttttgtcattttttttcatcgcagtttccttgttttctgacgtctgtttttggaatttttgtagCTTTTTCACGGTTGTTGCCATTTTTGGGAATGTTTCGTTGTCATTTTGTTCTCTTTTCTTCATATTCAAATCAATTGTTCTTTTCAAAAAGATAACGAAATCTTTTTATCGTCTTCTTTTGTTATCGTTTTGCAGTtggtttttactgtatttttatcactttaaTGTCATTTTTTCGTGGTCCTGTTTGTTGTcgagacaacaaaaatgttgtctttttcttgtattttctGACGCTTTTTATGCATCTTTTCTCGTGTTTTTAGTTAGTTTTTTTTGGACTGAAAATTGGACCTGATGCAGCTTGCAAGTCataagcgaaatacgtatctgtcggatataaaattaatagtggaatttaatcgtgGAAAAATTTCTTCTTCTTAATTTCAGTATTCCATTTGCGTTATGTCATCATTtgttttttcatcactttttcgtattttttcatcacttttcgCCATCTGTTCGTAATTTTTGACGTCTGTTTTTGGcatttctgttgttttttcaGTTGCTTTTTGCCGTGTTTGTCGTCTTTTTCGTTGTCATGATGTCGTTTTATCTACTTTTTTGCATCTTTTAATCGTCTTTCGTCGTCGTTTCTCCGTTTTTCtgttgtattttttatttgttgtattttcgtcttttttgtcgtctttcgtcgttttttcgtaaaattttcttctaatttttgtcatgtttcattactttttcgtcTTCATTTCAACGCATTTCGTCTTCTTTACGCTGTCTTTTCTTCGCACTTCAGTCATCACCCTTTTGTTGTATTCTATGAAGGCTTAAATTCTCAACAGTTTTTAATTATCGCATAAAGAGTATTGAAGAGTATAAAGAGTATTAAGTGAAGAGTAAAAAGTAGTTCATTAAAACAGCTTATTCGCTTGTCAGTGGGCACTAATCTTCCacaattgtgaggaacgtgctgctgctgctcgagtCAAAGATGCTACTGATATCTGTTGATACTTATTCCAAGTCCGCATAAGTTTTACCTTTATCTAttggaaaaattttaaaaattcaggaactactgaaccaattttttttataatttcttggtaaaaattagaaaatgatttttatagtttttcagACTCTTGAACAAATCACAATTTTAACCGCCAATCattagcctaacaagccagtcgtcgtatattcgagtTTCGGTTGGGCGGCGCTGCTATCCACCTTTTCTCGTGCGTAATGGTGGctggtgggtacaactttcggaaaatatTAGCTTGCcgttggcaactttattcacgtcaagttaaCATTTTcacccttgattgttgttgtagaattatcaagcgtacgtgagcggagttgctaaaagcaaataaacattttcgtaGAGTGtatccactagccgccattaagcctGCGAAAAGGTCGATATAGCTATCCGCGAGCGATCAAGGCGACTGGTGGGTACAACTTACTGGTGAGGTACAGGGCGATAGGAcggttttttttgtaaaaattaatAATGTTATTCATAATTGTTTTCACGAATCACAAAAGAAACCaatattaaaaattttcaagctaaaataaaataaatttgaacaCCAGCAGCTAAAAGTCCATAAATATCGCTGTATCGATCAAAATAAATGTAAACAATACAACCACGTGATATAACAGTCATGGCACCATtttgaattcatcaaattttttaGGCGTATTATTGTAGATTGATGCATTTACACCGCAAGAAAAGCACCCAACGCAATCTTGAAAATGACGGTAAAATTGGCATAATTCAATGTTTATACATCGTCTAAATAGGTCTAAATTGTACCATCAAATGATGAAAACGTATGGCCAGCCTGAATAAACCGACAGCGGTAAAACTTGGTAAAACTATTTGCGACTACGAAGCTACACGGTCTCTTTTACCCTCATGAAAGTACTCATATGTAAGTGTGCGTGAAGAATGGTTCGAAATCTCTCTGTTTTTTGTACTCTAACAAATTCCTACCTTTGATTCACGCATATACTAAACTTATCCAGGTGGCAGCACCttaacttcgtagtcgcgaatagagTAGGTAATCTGCTTTTACCTAACTTTTCATCTACACTGAAATgctaatttgaataaaaaaatattttacgaaaatttaggatttgaCGACCGACATTACAATAGGGCGGAAATCCAACATGTGAACAAACCGAGAGCGGGCTCTTTTACCGCCGACCgtttttttcagctgcataccCCTCCTAAGGTATAAAAggcaattgaagatagaattaacaaaagagcGAATGTCACATGCGTAAAccaaccgagtgagggttgattttcctatgctggtctagcaaaaaacaactctcacccgttttgtttacatttgtgacattcgcccttttgttaattctatctagaattgtgCGCATAacatatgaagatagaattaacaaaagggcgaatgtcgcaagcgtaaacaaaccgagtgagggtcttttgtctgccacaaaagacgatcattaagactgtcgcagtggccttttaacccaatgcccttctggcatacaaaaaaaaaaaaaaaagagggttgattttcctatgctggcccagcaaaaaataactctcacccgttttgtttacatttgcaacattcgcccttttgttaattctatctagatatgtcgaccaacatttatTGAAAAGGGCGGCTAAGCCTACAGACCGAGCgagaattattttttgctggagcagcataggaaaatgaattCCCACTCGTTCTGTTTAACATTTGgtttatccgcccttttcaaatgttgatcgACATTGCAATTGGTGACGTTGCTGACCTATGTACACTATTACTTAGGTACGGCAAACGCGGCatgtttgtgttcgtaatatgctgaAAAGTATAGGTGTGTTAGTGTCATCGTTGTACGGCACAATGTTTACgcttttttatgcccgtagaagaatagggcgagattgacgtcacccttgctgtttacattatttgcgctgctaacacaatcaaacggtacgttgttccacacctctactacttcacatAGGTTGCAGACAGCTACCGTACACGcactatgccgcgtatacgtacacacgatttgttgctgctgctgttggtttttccattaCGTTTTTCAAACCCgtggaaaacaaaccaccaacacaaccgcAAATTAGTAAGCTCTATATACCCAAGCATTACCTATATGGTTTTTACCTTGGTTTTCACGAAGACAGTTCACACGGTTTAAAAAATTCTGGCATCTCTGCCAGACTGTCAATAAGGTGGTAAACAAAGTTCATGACCGCATTCGCTCCCTGCGCTCGTCctagtagatttttgcatggtcTGCTCGTTGGTTGATTGGTGATATTTTTGAACTCGCACGTGAATATTAaatttatgatttataaaaattcTATCAAATAGTTTGTTTTAAGAATTGGTTCAAAATGGGAATCGGGGAGAAATATTGGAACACCGACAGTAAAAACTATAAGAAGGTGCAAAAAATGTTAGAGGTAAGTGTGACGACACGAATTGAAATGTTTGCAATCGAACTcaacataaaattttctgtTCACAGGATAAATGGAAACTAGTACCGGCTTTTCTGCAAGTAAAAGGTTTAGTTAAGCAACATATCGATTCGTTCAATTACTTTATCAATGTGTATATAAAAAACATAGTCCGGGCAAACGACGAAGTTAAGAGCGATGCCGATCCTTGCTTTTATGTTAAGTATCTCAACGTTAGTATTGGCATGCCAGACGTTGAGGATGGTTTCAATAATACTAAATCGACAACTCCTCACGAATGTCGGCTTCGGGACATGACTTACGCGGCACCGATTACAGTGGATATTGAGTACACTAGAGGAACGCAGCGCGTTGTGAGAAATAATATACTAATCGGACGTATGCCAATCATGCTTAGGTCGTCAAACTGTGTGCTAACGGGAAAATCGGAGTTCGAACTATCTAAAGTTAATGAATGTCCGATGGATCCTGGAGGTTACTTCGTGATTCGCGGAACTGAGAAGGTCATTCTTATTCAGGAGCAGATTTCTTGGAACAAAATGATCACCGAGGATTATAACAATGTTATACAGTGTCAGGTTACCAGTTCCACACATGAAAAGAAGTCGAGAACCATTCTATTGTCGAAGCACGGTAAATATTACTTGAAGCACAATTCAATGACGGAGGAGATTCCGGTCGCCATTATTTTCAAAGCAATGGGTATCGCATCTGATCAGGAAATTATGCAGCTAGTTGGAATAGACACAGAAACTCAGAAACGGTTTGCCCCTTCACTGCTAGAAGCGGCTGGTCATAAAGTCTATACCCAACAGCGTGCCCTGGAATACATGGGCTCAAAGCTAATTGCAAAACGATTTACAACAGCTGCCACAAAGTATAAGACTACGGCTGATGAGGCGAGAGATCTGCTGGCTACCACTATCTTGGCACACGTCCCAGTGTCGAATTTCAACTTTCAGGTATGTTTTTTCCTTTAGGATAATTGTTCAAAATTGTCGAAGTAAAAACGGTTTATTTCTACAGGTGAAGGCGATATACGTTGCATTGATGATTCGCCGCGTAATGGCTGCTGAGCTGGACAAATCTGCCGTTGACGATCGAGATTACTACGGCAATAAGCGTCTTGAATTAGCAGGATCTTTGCTGTCACTTATGTTTGAAGATTTATTTAAACGATTCAACTGGGAGCTGAAAGCGATTGCCGACAGAAACATTCCGAAAGTTAAAGCCGCTCAGTTCGACATTGTGAAGCACATGCGGGCGGCATCGATATCGATAGGTTTGGAAACGGCCATCTCAACCGGAAATTGGACCATTAAGCGATTCAAGATGGAACGGGCGGGGGTGACGCAAGTGCTTTCCCGCTTGAGCTACATTTCAGCACTCGGGATGATGACACGAGTAAATTCACAGTTTGAGAAGACCAGGAAAGTTTCCGGGCCACGTTCGTTGCAGCCAAGTCAGTGGGGTATGCTCTGTCCATCAGATACGCCGGAAGGAGAAGCCTGTGGGTTGGTTAAGAATCTAGCTCTGATGACGCACATTACGACTGAAGTGGACGAGGAACCCGTCATTCGATTGGCGTACAATTCCGGTGTAGAAGACATTCGCTTACTAGGTGGTGAAACCATCAATAATCCGAAAGTTTTCATGGTATTTATTAATGGTAATATTTTGGGAGTAACCATTGGATATAAAAGATTGGTAGAGGTGTTTCGTATGATGAGGCGAAAGGGATTAATCGGTTCATTCGTATCAATTCATACATCTTTTACCCAGCGTTGCGTTTACATACACACGGATGGGGGCCGCCTATGCAGACCCTACATTATTGTTCAAGGCGGTTGCCCTTTGGTACAGCAAGAACACATCGAACAACTTAAGGTTGGACTCCGGAAGTTCGAAGATTTTCTACACGATGGTTTAATCGAATATTTGGATGTGAATGAAGAGAATGATTCATTTATCGCTTACCAGGAAATTGATATTGATCCAGAGAAAACGACTCATTTGGAAATTGAACCGTTTACGTTGCTAGGAGTTTGTGCAGGTTTGGTCCCATACCCTCATCACAATCAGAGTCCGCGTAATACTTATCAATGTGCTATGGGAAAGCAGGCGATGGGAATCATTGGATACAATCAGAAAAATCGCATCGACACACTTATGTATAATATCGTTTATCCACAAACACCAATGGTACGGTCGCGAACTATCGAGTTAACGAATTTCGATAAACTGCCAGCTGGCCAGAACGCAACCGTTGCCGTTATGAGTTATTCTGGATATGATATAGAGGATGCTTTGATTCTAAATAAAGCCTCAATAGACCGTGGCTACGGTCGTTGCTTGGTGTATAAAAACAGTAAATGTACTATTAAAAGGTACAGTAATCAAACTTTTGACCGCATTATGGGTCCGATGAAGGATTCACTCACCAACAAGATAATCTTTAAGCACGAGTGTCTCGATACGGATGGAATAATTTCTCCCGGAGAGAAAGTGCTTTCGAAGCAAACAATGGTCAACAAAGAGATGCCAGCAGTCAAATCTACCAATCCAATAGAGCAGAAAGAAGCCGGTCAGCAGCCGATTGCCTACAGTGCCGTTCCCATCACCTACAAAAGCACCGAACCAAGTTATATCGAAAAGGTTATGGTTTCGACCAACAATGATGAAGAATTTTTAGTAAAGATTCTGCTGCGGCAAACCCGTCGACCAGAGATAGGTGACAAGTTCAGCTCGCGACACGGACAAAAAGGTGTTACCGGTTTAATTGTCGAGCAGGAAGACCTTCCGTTCAACGATTACGGAATGTCCCCAGATATGGTAATGAACCCTCACGGTTTCCCTTCCCGTATGACAGTTGGTAAAACATTAGAATTACTAGGCAGTAAAGCCGGTGTGTTGGAGGGTAAATTTCACTACGGTACAGCTTTCGGTGGATCGAAATGTCAAGACTTGCAAGATGAGTTATTCAAGAACGGTTTCAACTATTTAGGCAAAGATGTGTTCTATTCTGGCATCACGGGCGAACCGCTTGAAATGTACATTTACTCGGGTCCCGTTTACTACCAAAAGCTCAAACATATGGTCCAGGATAAAATGCATGCCAGAGCTCGAGGCCCCCGAGCAGTGCTCACTCGACAGCCGACACAAGGACGTAGCCGCGAAGGAGGTCTCCGTTTGGGAGAAATGGAGCGGGATTGTTTGATATCGTATGGAGCTTCGATGCTAATTATGGAGCGGCTGATGATTTCATCCGATGCCTTCGATGTGGACGTATGTAATGTTTGCGGAAGACTTGCTTATTCCTCTTGGTGTCACAACTGCCGGTCGTCTGCAAGTGTGTCCAAAATATCCATGCCCTATGCGTGCAAGCTGTTGTTCCAAGAATTAACCAGCATGAATATTGTTCCCAAACTAAAGTTACACAATTATTAATTTATGAATAAATGAGTTGATTaactaaaaaacttttttttcgaaaCAGCTTGAAAACAAACAGGTTTATTTGATGCTTCTAAAACAACTACAATTAGAAATGGTGCTGTCTAGGCCTTTTTGGCGGTACTGGCAGATTTTTTAAAGTACTTCTCTTCTACATTTTTACAGAAAATTGTTAAGTTTTTGTGGTTGTTGATGGTTTCAGCCAGTACATTGTTTGGCAGGGTCATTGTAAAAATACTAAACAAATGTCCGAACACCAACGCATCCAATTCAGTGGGcctgaaaatgaaatgaaaattacacgttgttttatttttcattaaatgcTCTTACTCATCGCCGTAGAAATAGAGTTGCTTCCCCAATTTCATACTGAGAGATTCGCACAGCTTGTCTACCCTTTGAACAACTTCCTCAAGTTTCAGAGTTAAAAATTCCGCCACACTTAGCTGGCGGCGCACTGATCGTTCCTTGCGCCAGTTTTGAATGTGATTTAGTGGAAAAGGATAAACGCAACCGTTACGTTGTTTGGTTATTTCGTTTAGCACTTTTGGATCCAACCAGCTGATGTATTGCTATAAAGGCAAGGATGCAAGTTATAGGCGCGATCAGCAAAATGTAGACTTACCTCTGCATTAGTAAAAATTTGTTCCACTAAACAAAGGTAGGTACGGATATCGTCCTTATCCTCGGCTGACAAAGCTTCGGTCAATGTCAATTTTTTCTGCTCGACAAAGCTAAGAATAGGTTCAAACTCGGCGTATGTGTAGTTTTCCACCCGCAAAACAGGCAGTTTTGTTCGCTTGCCCCCCGGGGAAATGAATTCTGCATTAGCCCGTTGTTCAACCTTGAACGGTAGCTCCAACATCGTAAGATAAGTACGTACTGCCAAGCAACTGGCGTTTTCGGCCAACAGAATCTGACCCTCTTCGTACGGTTGATAGAGATAA harbors:
- the LOC128743918 gene encoding DNA-directed RNA polymerase III subunit RPC2, producing the protein MGIGEKYWNTDSKNYKKVQKMLEDKWKLVPAFLQVKGLVKQHIDSFNYFINVYIKNIVRANDEVKSDADPCFYVKYLNVSIGMPDVEDGFNNTKSTTPHECRLRDMTYAAPITVDIEYTRGTQRVVRNNILIGRMPIMLRSSNCVLTGKSEFELSKVNECPMDPGGYFVIRGTEKVILIQEQISWNKMITEDYNNVIQCQVTSSTHEKKSRTILLSKHGKYYLKHNSMTEEIPVAIIFKAMGIASDQEIMQLVGIDTETQKRFAPSLLEAAGHKVYTQQRALEYMGSKLIAKRFTTAATKYKTTADEARDLLATTILAHVPVSNFNFQVKAIYVALMIRRVMAAELDKSAVDDRDYYGNKRLELAGSLLSLMFEDLFKRFNWELKAIADRNIPKVKAAQFDIVKHMRAASISIGLETAISTGNWTIKRFKMERAGVTQVLSRLSYISALGMMTRVNSQFEKTRKVSGPRSLQPSQWGMLCPSDTPEGEACGLVKNLALMTHITTEVDEEPVIRLAYNSGVEDIRLLGGETINNPKVFMVFINGNILGVTIGYKRLVEVFRMMRRKGLIGSFVSIHTSFTQRCVYIHTDGGRLCRPYIIVQGGCPLVQQEHIEQLKVGLRKFEDFLHDGLIEYLDVNEENDSFIAYQEIDIDPEKTTHLEIEPFTLLGVCAGLVPYPHHNQSPRNTYQCAMGKQAMGIIGYNQKNRIDTLMYNIVYPQTPMVRSRTIELTNFDKLPAGQNATVAVMSYSGYDIEDALILNKASIDRGYGRCLVYKNSKCTIKRYSNQTFDRIMGPMKDSLTNKIIFKHECLDTDGIISPGEKVLSKQTMVNKEMPAVKSTNPIEQKEAGQQPIAYSAVPITYKSTEPSYIEKVMVSTNNDEEFLVKILLRQTRRPEIGDKFSSRHGQKGVTGLIVEQEDLPFNDYGMSPDMVMNPHGFPSRMTVGKTLELLGSKAGVLEGKFHYGTAFGGSKCQDLQDELFKNGFNYLGKDVFYSGITGEPLEMYIYSGPVYYQKLKHMVQDKMHARARGPRAVLTRQPTQGRSREGGLRLGEMERDCLISYGASMLIMERLMISSDAFDVDVCNVCGRLAYSSWCHNCRSSASVSKISMPYACKLLFQELTSMNIVPKLKLHNY
- the LOC128743925 gene encoding metaxin-2-like; translation: MSAITDEYLKNQIASEPWPKTAYLYQPYEEGQILLAENASCLAVRTYLTMLELPFKVEQRANAEFISPGGKRTKLPVLRVENYTYAEFEPILSFVEQKKLTLTEALSAEDKDDIRTYLCLVEQIFTNAEQYISWLDPKVLNEITKQRNGCVYPFPLNHIQNWRKERSVRRQLSVAEFLTLKLEEVVQRVDKLCESLSMKLGKQLYFYGDEPTELDALVFGHLFSIFTMTLPNNVLAETINNHKNLTIFCKNVEEKYFKKSASTAKKA